A part of Novipirellula artificiosorum genomic DNA contains:
- a CDS encoding nucleotide sugar dehydrogenase encodes MNDLAIVGLGYVGLPLGLQFANKDCQVLGLDIDPEKVDAINAGKSYIHHISSESIAKQVDSGRFKASTDFSLIAEAAAVVICVPSPLNKNREPDISYILMTGEAIAPHLQPGMLVVLESTTYPGTTDEDLRQVLEKGSGLTAGEDFHLAFSPEREDPGNPDSKVAIIPKVVGGLTPSCLKKATELYSRAVQQVVPVSSCRAAEATKLLENIFRSINIALVNELKVVYEAMGIDVWEVIEAAKTKPFGYMPFYPGPGLGGHCIPIDPFYLTWKAREYGQATRFIELAGEINTSMPQHVVRKVADALNLDKKPINGSKILLVGLAYKANVDDDRESPGYLLLEMLKEAGADVAFYDPYIPVIRPTREHAHWAGTQSIGFDKKTIASFDAAIIATAHANVNYKQLADWSHLIIDTRNAMSGIETKTKVVKA; translated from the coding sequence ATGAACGATCTTGCTATTGTCGGCCTCGGTTACGTTGGACTGCCCCTTGGGCTTCAATTCGCCAACAAGGATTGCCAAGTTCTCGGACTGGACATTGATCCAGAAAAGGTGGATGCCATCAATGCGGGAAAATCCTACATCCACCACATTTCGTCCGAATCGATTGCGAAACAGGTTGATTCGGGGCGGTTTAAGGCAAGCACCGACTTTTCGCTCATCGCCGAAGCGGCGGCCGTAGTCATTTGCGTGCCAAGCCCGTTAAACAAGAATCGTGAACCAGACATTTCGTACATTCTGATGACCGGTGAAGCGATTGCGCCGCACTTGCAACCGGGCATGTTGGTCGTGCTCGAATCGACAACCTACCCCGGCACAACCGATGAAGATCTGCGTCAGGTGTTGGAAAAAGGCTCGGGACTTACTGCTGGCGAAGACTTCCATTTGGCGTTTTCGCCCGAACGCGAAGATCCAGGCAACCCCGACAGCAAGGTCGCGATCATTCCGAAAGTCGTCGGTGGGCTGACCCCGTCGTGTTTAAAGAAAGCAACCGAACTCTATTCACGAGCGGTCCAGCAAGTGGTGCCGGTATCAAGCTGCCGTGCGGCGGAGGCCACCAAGTTGCTCGAAAACATCTTTCGCAGCATCAACATTGCCCTCGTCAATGAGCTAAAAGTTGTTTACGAAGCGATGGGGATTGATGTTTGGGAAGTGATCGAAGCAGCAAAAACCAAACCCTTCGGGTACATGCCATTTTATCCCGGCCCGGGACTCGGCGGGCATTGTATCCCGATTGACCCGTTTTACCTGACTTGGAAAGCTCGCGAATACGGCCAAGCCACTCGGTTTATCGAACTGGCGGGCGAGATCAACACGTCCATGCCCCAGCATGTCGTTCGCAAGGTTGCCGACGCACTCAATCTCGACAAAAAGCCGATCAATGGCAGCAAAATCTTGCTTGTCGGATTGGCCTACAAAGCGAACGTCGATGACGATCGCGAATCGCCAGGCTACTTGCTGCTGGAAATGCTAAAGGAAGCCGGTGCGGACGTCGCCTTCTATGATCCGTACATCCCTGTGATTCGACCGACCCGCGAGCACGCTCATTGGGCAGGAACTCAGTCAATTGGCTTTGACAAGAAAACGATCGCAAGCTTTGATGCGGCGATCATTGCGACCGCGCACGCCAATGTCAACTACAAACAACTCGCCGACTGGTCGCATTTGATCATTGACACTCGCAATGCCATGTCGGGTATCGAAACGAAGACCAAAGTGGTCAAAGCCTAA
- a CDS encoding DUF1598 domain-containing protein has protein sequence MTCTVRTASAQIFGQPIAGVDVDATGILRVRQFDPRLAQQRLAEARMRVNSEVMQPSPLRKVSLQRLEAELARQLESGGTITEDMKALAGLTSIDYVFYYPDTKDIVIAGPAEGFVADPTDRFVGLRTGQPTVLLEDLVTAMRAYAPNSKPTSLISVSIDPTSEGLQRMQQFLTSIAGRVRPNDAQAVAMGLKNNLGLQTVTFRGIPNSTHFARVLVEADYRMKMVGIGLEQLPVRVRSYVDRANPGTVAANALTRWYFQPNYDAISVSEDGLAMKINDRGVELVGENERVIDGVRTRAVGRPNHASEAFCNDFTRAFPAIAKQVRVYAELGQLIDVAVVAAYIQEQDFYGQSDWSMPVFSDESRVAVETYTAPEQVESAVNAIWRGTTLMTPLGGGVHIHPTMALQDEHVTRDTDGMVVKAKSEAGPTQLGSGQWWWD, from the coding sequence ATGACCTGTACGGTCCGCACCGCTTCCGCACAAATTTTCGGGCAACCGATTGCTGGGGTGGACGTGGATGCGACGGGGATTCTGCGGGTTCGCCAATTTGACCCTCGGTTGGCCCAGCAACGATTGGCTGAGGCTCGCATGCGAGTGAACAGCGAGGTGATGCAACCGAGTCCGCTTCGCAAAGTGTCGCTCCAACGGCTTGAAGCCGAATTGGCTCGTCAACTTGAATCGGGCGGCACAATCACCGAGGACATGAAAGCGCTCGCGGGGCTGACCTCAATCGACTACGTCTTTTACTACCCCGACACGAAAGACATCGTGATCGCGGGGCCAGCGGAAGGTTTCGTTGCGGACCCAACTGATCGGTTTGTCGGATTGCGGACGGGCCAACCAACGGTATTGCTCGAGGACTTGGTCACTGCGATGCGTGCATACGCTCCAAATTCGAAACCGACCTCTCTGATCAGTGTTTCGATTGATCCGACGAGCGAAGGTTTGCAGCGGATGCAGCAGTTTTTGACGTCGATTGCTGGGCGGGTACGACCGAATGATGCTCAGGCGGTCGCGATGGGGTTGAAGAACAATCTTGGGTTGCAGACGGTTACGTTTCGAGGAATCCCCAACTCGACTCACTTCGCTCGCGTTTTGGTCGAAGCCGACTATCGAATGAAAATGGTAGGTATTGGACTCGAGCAATTGCCGGTCCGTGTTCGCAGTTATGTTGATCGGGCCAATCCGGGCACGGTTGCCGCGAACGCGTTGACACGGTGGTATTTCCAACCGAATTACGACGCCATTTCGGTAAGCGAGGATGGCTTGGCGATGAAAATCAATGACCGTGGCGTTGAGTTGGTGGGGGAAAACGAGCGAGTCATCGATGGTGTGCGGACGCGAGCCGTTGGGCGACCCAATCACGCCAGCGAAGCGTTCTGTAACGATTTCACACGGGCGTTTCCAGCGATCGCCAAACAGGTTCGCGTCTATGCGGAACTAGGTCAATTGATCGATGTCGCGGTCGTAGCGGCTTATATCCAAGAGCAAGATTTCTACGGTCAATCGGACTGGTCGATGCCCGTGTTCTCGGATGAATCGAGGGTGGCTGTCGAAACCTATACCGCTCCTGAACAAGTGGAATCGGCGGTCAACGCGATTTGGCGAGGCACTACGTTGATGACGCCACTGGGAGGTGGTGTTCACATCCATCCCACGATGGCACTTCAAGACGAGCATGTGACTCGGGACACCGATGGCATGGTCGTCAAAGCGAAAAGCGAAGCCGGGCCCACGCAACTAGGCAGTGGTCAATGGTGGTGGGACTGA
- a CDS encoding arginyltransferase yields the protein MSRPTEFRLPNDECRLVVIQDQTQPCPYREGVVARMPLRLPIGNVTPEIMDKMLAMGFRRSGDFVYRTECPECRECQPTRVKVAEFEWTRSLRRVLKRGDRDLNCRWGHPSVDSNRVEMFNDHRQVRSLGGFDEPVDQDGYRAFLCNTCCDTRELAIYRGEKLVALSIVDVGRESTSAVYTHFRPEESVYSLGTYAVLKQIQWANETDRPFVYLGMFVAENRHLNYKARYRHQQRFVAEQWGDVGD from the coding sequence ATGAGTCGGCCGACTGAGTTTCGATTGCCAAACGACGAGTGTCGCTTGGTCGTCATTCAGGACCAAACGCAGCCTTGTCCCTATCGCGAGGGTGTCGTCGCGAGAATGCCGCTGAGGTTGCCAATTGGCAATGTCACGCCAGAAATCATGGACAAAATGCTTGCGATGGGTTTTCGCCGCAGCGGCGATTTCGTGTATCGAACGGAGTGCCCCGAATGTCGTGAGTGTCAGCCGACTCGCGTCAAAGTGGCCGAATTTGAATGGACCCGGTCGCTACGCCGTGTTCTTAAACGCGGCGACCGGGACCTCAATTGTCGCTGGGGCCACCCAAGTGTCGACTCGAATCGAGTTGAAATGTTCAATGACCATCGCCAGGTGAGAAGCTTGGGGGGCTTCGACGAACCCGTCGACCAGGATGGCTATCGAGCATTTCTCTGTAACACCTGTTGCGACACTCGCGAACTGGCGATCTACCGTGGAGAAAAACTTGTCGCCTTGTCGATTGTCGACGTTGGCCGTGAGAGCACCTCGGCGGTCTACACGCACTTTCGACCGGAGGAAAGCGTCTATAGCCTGGGGACCTACGCGGTTTTGAAGCAAATCCAATGGGCGAACGAAACCGATCGCCCCTTCGTTTATCTGGGGATGTTTGTCGCCGAGAATCGTCATCTGAATTACAAAGCCCGCTATCGGCACCAACAACGGTTTGTTGCGGAGCAGTGGGGTGACGTTGGTGATTGA
- a CDS encoding aminotransferase class V-fold PLP-dependent enzyme has product MKNWQSGVETAPWTWWRGLMPVTDPWAYFDHAAVAPLSQPAASAIAKFAEQAAQVGDTVWPQWAARNEQLRKSTAKMIGCLDREVCLIPNTSTGINYVAEGWPWQPGDNVVIPEGEFPSNLFPWMNQRVKGVELRVVPRRISDNGRSQEVHVSDLIDAVDGSTRMIAASWVGYASGFRLDVAELVEQAHRRGVLVFLDAIQGLGMYPLDLQRVPVDFLAADGHKWLLGPEGAGVAMIRTEHLSKLRLGNIGWGSVKNAHNYTEPKMELRNEAARYESGSANMVGLTGLAASMEIFLTVAEHHGPAAIEQRVVGLAGLLDRQLRAAGATTTLATSEANRSGIVTFFVEGVDPVRIRERGLEQHVAVSCRGGGVRASVHAYNNEEDIERLAAVVKSFGSLQRS; this is encoded by the coding sequence GTGAAAAATTGGCAAAGCGGCGTCGAAACGGCTCCTTGGACCTGGTGGCGGGGGCTGATGCCGGTAACCGACCCGTGGGCGTATTTTGACCATGCGGCCGTAGCACCCCTTAGCCAACCAGCAGCGTCCGCGATCGCGAAATTCGCCGAACAAGCGGCTCAGGTTGGCGACACGGTGTGGCCGCAGTGGGCCGCTCGGAACGAGCAACTACGGAAAAGCACGGCAAAAATGATCGGCTGTCTCGATCGTGAAGTCTGCTTGATCCCCAACACGTCAACCGGCATCAACTACGTCGCGGAGGGCTGGCCGTGGCAACCCGGCGATAATGTGGTGATCCCTGAGGGAGAATTTCCAAGCAACTTGTTCCCTTGGATGAATCAGCGAGTCAAAGGCGTCGAACTGCGAGTCGTCCCAAGACGAATTTCCGACAACGGGCGGTCTCAGGAGGTCCATGTCAGCGACTTGATCGATGCGGTGGATGGTTCGACGCGCATGATCGCCGCCAGTTGGGTGGGATACGCTAGCGGTTTTCGGCTGGATGTTGCCGAATTAGTCGAACAAGCTCATCGGCGGGGGGTCCTCGTTTTCCTGGACGCGATTCAAGGTTTAGGGATGTACCCGTTGGACCTTCAGCGCGTCCCGGTCGATTTTCTCGCCGCCGACGGCCACAAATGGCTACTCGGGCCCGAGGGCGCCGGGGTTGCGATGATCCGAACGGAGCATTTAAGTAAATTGCGGCTTGGGAATATCGGCTGGGGGTCGGTCAAGAACGCACACAACTATACCGAACCCAAAATGGAACTGCGGAATGAAGCGGCGCGTTACGAATCGGGCTCAGCCAACATGGTCGGTTTGACGGGGCTGGCCGCCAGCATGGAGATCTTTCTGACGGTGGCAGAGCATCATGGCCCCGCTGCAATTGAACAACGGGTCGTTGGGCTGGCAGGCTTGTTAGATCGCCAATTGCGAGCGGCTGGCGCAACAACGACACTCGCAACATCCGAGGCAAACCGCAGCGGAATCGTCACCTTTTTTGTCGAAGGTGTCGATCCAGTACGGATTCGCGAACGTGGCCTTGAGCAGCACGTTGCGGTCAGTTGTCGAGGCGGCGGGGTACGCGCGAGCGTCCATGCCTACAACAACGAGGAAGACATCGAACGACTTGCCGCAGTGGTCAAGTCGTTCGGTTCTCTGCAGCGGTCTTGA
- a CDS encoding TIM barrel protein, with protein MFKNFSPWLLGINGRQSELIELALTYGFRGMDVDMADMLRRSQRTSLEDATKYLRAAEIKIGGFDLGINLDADDEAFTTQVATLHPMADIAKELGTQRAYVKLPAATDRLPYHEYFEIQRARLNQVAEVLVPREIKLGVTFAAGKELEEGKQFPFVRDVEGFKALVTSIPAANVGFIIDTFDWVVGSGSMDQLTEIPADKIVGLRLGSVASDAEASTAKTLDRVLPAKEGLLNHVEVIKHLQSISYNGPMSPTASSSRYKGQTRESTVQQAQEAIDSISKDAGIPVAPLPMDLIEDIPYEPTPAT; from the coding sequence ATGTTCAAGAATTTTTCTCCATGGCTGCTCGGTATCAACGGCCGCCAAAGCGAGCTGATCGAATTGGCATTGACCTACGGCTTCCGAGGCATGGACGTCGATATGGCTGACATGCTTCGCCGTTCACAGCGAACGAGTTTGGAGGATGCGACGAAGTATTTGCGTGCTGCTGAAATCAAAATTGGTGGTTTTGACCTGGGAATCAACTTGGATGCGGACGACGAGGCATTCACGACTCAAGTGGCTACGCTGCATCCGATGGCCGATATTGCCAAGGAACTTGGGACCCAACGAGCGTACGTGAAGTTGCCGGCAGCAACTGATCGCCTGCCCTACCACGAGTATTTCGAGATCCAGCGAGCTCGCTTAAATCAAGTTGCCGAAGTGCTCGTGCCCCGTGAAATTAAGCTTGGCGTTACGTTCGCGGCAGGAAAAGAGCTTGAAGAGGGCAAGCAGTTTCCTTTTGTCCGCGATGTCGAAGGCTTCAAGGCTCTGGTCACCAGCATTCCGGCGGCAAACGTGGGCTTCATCATCGATACATTCGATTGGGTCGTTGGATCGGGATCAATGGACCAGTTGACGGAAATTCCCGCCGACAAGATCGTAGGATTGCGACTCGGCTCGGTTGCCTCGGATGCCGAAGCGTCCACGGCAAAGACACTCGACCGCGTGTTGCCGGCCAAAGAAGGGCTGTTGAACCATGTTGAAGTGATCAAACACTTGCAATCGATTAGTTACAACGGACCGATGAGCCCGACGGCCTCCTCGTCGCGATACAAAGGCCAGACTCGCGAAAGTACCGTTCAGCAGGCTCAAGAGGCCATTGATTCGATTTCGAAAGACGCGGGCATTCCTGTCGCACCGCTACCAATGGACTTGATCGAAGATATCCCCTACGAGCCGACCCCAGCGACTTAG
- a CDS encoding MBL fold metallo-hydrolase, with protein MTHPSQPNHHAEVVFLGTGTSVGVPVLGCDCDVCQSVNPRNHRMRCAIVLRRGAERLLVDTPPDLRTQLLRERIPLIHAVLFTHEHADHLFGLDDLRLFPFRLGHPVPLYCQRRVEERIRKSFDYAFVERKATHAGSVPQLTFSRIDDDPFEVLGIPVTPIPMKHGPNFDVLGFRFGDFAYCTDTNHIPPSSLERLRGVKTLVLGALRKTPHPTHFNLEQAIEVAHSVGAQQTFLTHLSHDLEYEETSKELPTGVALAYDGLRVVALLDC; from the coding sequence ATGACTCATCCGTCTCAACCGAATCATCATGCCGAGGTGGTCTTTTTGGGGACGGGAACCAGTGTAGGGGTGCCGGTGTTGGGGTGCGACTGTGACGTCTGTCAGAGCGTGAACCCTCGGAACCATCGGATGCGGTGTGCCATCGTGTTGAGGCGAGGCGCCGAGAGGCTGCTGGTTGACACGCCGCCCGATTTGCGGACCCAGCTGCTTCGTGAGCGGATTCCGTTGATACACGCCGTATTGTTCACCCACGAGCACGCTGACCATCTGTTCGGGCTCGACGACCTGCGGTTGTTTCCCTTTCGGCTGGGGCATCCCGTCCCGCTGTACTGCCAACGGAGAGTGGAGGAGCGGATCCGAAAATCGTTTGATTACGCCTTCGTCGAACGGAAAGCGACACACGCGGGATCGGTGCCACAGTTGACGTTTTCGAGAATCGACGACGATCCATTTGAGGTGTTAGGGATTCCTGTGACACCGATTCCGATGAAACATGGGCCGAACTTTGATGTTCTTGGTTTTCGTTTCGGTGATTTCGCCTACTGTACTGATACCAACCATATTCCTCCTTCGTCACTCGAGCGACTTCGCGGCGTGAAGACGCTGGTCTTGGGAGCCCTGCGGAAAACGCCTCATCCGACGCACTTCAATCTCGAACAAGCGATTGAGGTTGCCCACTCGGTCGGAGCTCAGCAGACATTCCTTACCCATCTGTCGCATGATTTGGAATATGAGGAAACATCGAAGGAACTGCCAACGGGAGTGGCGTTGGCGTACGATGGATTGCGAGTCGTGGCACTTCTCGACTGCTAA
- a CDS encoding CHAD domain-containing protein, whose amino-acid sequence MPFRFRCNESVTKNVRRIATEQIKGAIADLSDPASDRVEAIHQARKRCKQIRGLIRLVRPSMRDVYDLENAHFRDASRKLSGLRDADAMLEAWHAFREYGGSEMNASVTDSVTDNLTKYRETVAEEGFDLDPRIDAFVFEMRVALERVPHWKLQKKGAKAIQAGFYNTYHRGELAMTAACKLRTDENFHEWRKRVKYHGYHLRLLRDLHEKKFRKRAMRLKELSDLLGDDHDLAVLRKLLMEHPDWTGSPSGLFEAIHAIDHRRFGMQHDAIWLGVDCYTYLAKPYRDSVAKRLAAWLQ is encoded by the coding sequence ATGCCCTTTCGATTCCGATGCAACGAATCGGTAACCAAGAACGTTCGACGAATTGCAACCGAGCAGATCAAGGGTGCGATCGCTGATCTGTCAGACCCTGCCTCGGATCGTGTCGAGGCGATTCATCAAGCTCGTAAACGTTGTAAGCAGATACGAGGATTGATTCGCCTGGTTCGCCCCTCGATGCGGGATGTCTACGACCTTGAGAACGCTCATTTTCGTGATGCTTCGAGAAAGCTATCTGGATTGAGAGACGCCGATGCAATGCTCGAAGCGTGGCATGCTTTCCGCGAATACGGAGGGAGTGAAATGAACGCGTCGGTCACTGATTCGGTAACCGACAACTTGACGAAGTATCGCGAAACCGTAGCGGAGGAAGGATTCGATCTCGACCCTCGAATCGATGCATTTGTGTTTGAGATGCGTGTTGCTCTCGAACGTGTTCCTCACTGGAAGCTTCAGAAGAAAGGGGCAAAAGCGATTCAAGCGGGCTTCTACAACACGTACCATCGCGGTGAGTTGGCGATGACGGCCGCATGCAAACTGCGGACCGATGAAAACTTTCACGAATGGCGGAAACGAGTCAAGTATCACGGGTACCATCTTCGTCTGTTGCGAGACCTTCACGAAAAGAAGTTTAGGAAACGGGCCATGCGCTTGAAGGAGTTGTCTGATTTACTCGGCGATGATCACGACCTCGCTGTACTGCGAAAGCTGCTTATGGAACATCCCGATTGGACCGGCAGCCCCTCTGGATTGTTTGAAGCCATTCACGCGATCGATCATCGGCGGTTCGGGATGCAGCATGACGCCATTTGGTTGGGAGTCGATTGCTACACGTATCTCGCCAAGCCGTATCGAGATTCCGTAGCAAAACGATTGGCTGCGTGGCTGCAATAG
- a CDS encoding amidohydrolase family protein: protein MTILAGQLLLADDRRRTVVLESGFVRLQHGRIAEVVTGVVPSTADISNRHAIICPGFIDAHLHLPQFSMIGAHGMNLLDWLDRVTFPSEQKWEDPRFARQMTRSALSQCLSVGTTSFCAYASVHHLSTIESLRVADEMGFRGVIGQVLMDQNAPATLCREPNQLLDEASRTLERFPPSASMAAAVTPRFAISCSRELLAGAGALANGVGAIVQTHLAETKDECAQVSRLFDGQRYVDVYRDTNLLTPRTVLGHGIHLDDNDCRVLAEHQSRVAHCPVANTFLGSGTMNRHRLVQQGVDVILGSDIGAGYETSMARVARSMIEAASVIGKGVPTAAQALYDITAGAADALEWDDVGRIREDGRADLFVIEPNMPLDPFVEPHATINANPLVDPLSKLLFSWDDRWIKRTYLAGKQVYP from the coding sequence ATGACAATCCTCGCTGGTCAGTTGCTGTTGGCGGATGATCGCCGTCGAACGGTCGTGCTCGAAAGCGGCTTCGTTCGGCTCCAACACGGCCGAATCGCAGAAGTGGTTACGGGTGTCGTGCCGTCAACAGCTGACATCTCGAATCGCCATGCGATTATCTGTCCTGGGTTTATCGATGCACACCTGCACCTCCCCCAATTTTCGATGATTGGCGCACATGGCATGAATCTGCTCGATTGGCTAGATCGTGTCACCTTTCCGTCCGAGCAGAAATGGGAAGACCCGCGGTTTGCAAGGCAGATGACCCGCTCAGCACTGAGTCAATGTTTGTCGGTTGGCACGACCAGTTTCTGTGCTTACGCATCGGTCCACCACCTATCCACGATCGAATCGCTACGTGTCGCTGACGAAATGGGATTTCGTGGCGTGATCGGCCAGGTGCTTATGGACCAGAATGCTCCGGCGACCTTGTGTCGTGAGCCCAACCAACTGCTTGATGAAGCTTCGCGAACACTTGAACGGTTCCCACCATCGGCATCGATGGCTGCAGCGGTCACTCCGCGATTTGCAATCAGTTGCTCGCGCGAGCTATTGGCCGGAGCGGGGGCACTTGCCAATGGCGTCGGCGCAATCGTGCAGACCCACTTGGCCGAAACGAAAGACGAATGTGCTCAGGTTTCGCGGCTGTTTGATGGGCAGCGTTATGTTGACGTCTATCGCGACACCAATCTATTGACACCTCGAACGGTCCTAGGTCATGGCATCCATCTTGATGACAACGATTGTCGGGTGCTCGCCGAGCATCAGTCACGCGTCGCTCATTGTCCAGTTGCAAACACGTTTCTTGGCTCGGGCACGATGAATCGTCATCGATTGGTTCAGCAGGGCGTCGACGTGATCTTGGGAAGTGACATCGGAGCGGGCTACGAAACGAGCATGGCGAGGGTTGCCCGGTCGATGATTGAAGCGGCCTCGGTCATCGGCAAGGGGGTGCCAACCGCAGCGCAGGCTTTGTACGACATCACTGCCGGGGCGGCCGATGCCCTCGAGTGGGACGATGTTGGACGAATCCGCGAAGACGGTCGTGCCGATTTGTTTGTGATCGAACCCAACATGCCATTGGATCCCTTTGTTGAGCCCCATGCAACAATCAACGCCAACCCGCTTGTCGATCCACTCTCAAAGCTCTTGTTTTCATGGGACGATCGCTGGATCAAGCGAACGTACCTAGCTGGCAAGCAGGTTTACCCCTGA
- a CDS encoding polysaccharide biosynthesis/export family protein, which yields MTGCTALTQPINGVPANRLPNTFFAEPKNDLVPVDISLLSLEPPRDYQISGGDILGVYIEGVLPFNPPNAPPEPPPVNFPDADSTLPPSIGYPIAVQDDGTLALPLIEPLDVEGLTLEQIREAIRDAYIEEEILRPEKARPIVTIIKERTYDVIVVREDGGNLLTQNIAADYIRGTSDKSASGAMIQLPAYQNDVLHALVETGGLPGLNAKNEVKVLRASEADQRKRSQFMQQFYAQQRAAMLDPCACPPELPDDPTILRIPLRLKPGIIPNITPDQVTLQDGDIVYIESRETEVFYTGGLLPGGEFPLPRDYDLDVLGAMAIAGQGVGSTTNSGGAGGILGRGSSAIPPGRVYILRKTRCNGQVAIEVDLTKAINDPKSRPLIMAGDTILLQYRCEEELLNFGIATFFTYGLTELIRSN from the coding sequence ATGACAGGTTGCACTGCTTTGACGCAACCGATCAATGGTGTACCTGCGAACCGATTGCCCAATACGTTCTTTGCCGAGCCAAAGAATGATTTGGTCCCAGTCGACATTTCGCTACTTTCACTCGAACCGCCACGCGACTATCAAATCTCGGGCGGCGATATCCTCGGTGTTTACATCGAAGGCGTGTTGCCATTCAATCCACCGAATGCCCCGCCAGAACCACCGCCCGTGAATTTCCCGGATGCCGACAGCACACTTCCACCTTCGATTGGATACCCGATCGCGGTGCAAGATGATGGAACGTTAGCCCTGCCGCTGATCGAACCGCTGGACGTTGAAGGCTTGACACTTGAGCAGATCCGCGAAGCGATTCGCGACGCCTACATTGAAGAAGAAATCTTACGTCCAGAAAAGGCTCGCCCGATCGTCACGATCATCAAAGAGCGAACCTACGACGTGATCGTCGTTCGTGAGGATGGTGGGAATTTGCTTACCCAGAACATCGCAGCGGATTACATTCGCGGTACCAGCGACAAGAGTGCCAGTGGTGCGATGATCCAGTTGCCGGCGTATCAAAACGATGTGCTGCATGCTCTCGTCGAAACCGGTGGGCTTCCTGGTTTGAACGCCAAGAACGAAGTGAAAGTGCTGAGGGCCAGCGAAGCGGACCAACGCAAGCGTTCACAGTTCATGCAGCAGTTCTACGCTCAGCAGCGTGCCGCGATGCTCGACCCTTGTGCTTGCCCTCCGGAACTTCCAGATGATCCTACGATTTTGCGAATTCCTCTGCGACTCAAACCGGGTATCATTCCGAACATCACTCCGGATCAGGTCACTTTGCAAGACGGAGACATCGTCTACATTGAATCTCGCGAAACTGAAGTCTTCTATACCGGTGGCTTGCTGCCCGGTGGTGAATTCCCTCTGCCTCGTGACTATGACCTTGACGTGCTCGGAGCTATGGCGATTGCGGGTCAGGGCGTGGGGTCCACGACGAACAGTGGCGGTGCCGGAGGCATCCTCGGTCGCGGATCGTCAGCAATCCCACCAGGACGCGTGTACATCCTTCGCAAAACTCGCTGCAACGGACAGGTAGCAATCGAGGTGGACCTGACCAAGGCAATCAACGATCCGAAGAGCCGACCGCTGATCATGGCCGGGGACACGATCCTGCTGCAGTACCGCTGTGAAGAGGAATTGTTGAACTTCGGTATTGCAACCTTCTTCACCTACGGATTGACCGAACTGATTCGAAGCAACTAG